TGTCGATGTAGGGGTCCATGAGGCCGCCCGCGATGGTGAAGAGCGCCCAGATCAGGAGCACGAAGCCGATCCGGCGGTCGCGCATGAGGAGCCGTTCGCGGTGCGTGCGGAACAGTACGATCGCGGCACCCTGGAGGCCGAAGATGGCGCCCGAGGCGCCGACCGACGGGCCCGCGCTCGTCACGAGGCTCAGCGCCGAGCCCGCCAGGCCGCTCAGCACGTAGAGCACGACGAACTGGCCCGGACCGAACGCGTGCTCGCACACCATCCCGAGGATGAAGAGCGCGATCGAGTTGCCGACGAGGTGCTCGACGCCGCCGTGGAGGAAGGGCGCGCTCAGCATGCGCCAGTACTCGCCGGCGGCGACGCGCTCCCGCACGAGCGCGCCCATCGCGACGATCGCCTCGCGCGACTGGAGCGCGCCGAGCCGCAGCTCCACGGCGAAGACGAGGACGAGCACGGCGATGATGACGCCGGTGACGGGCGGGAAACGGCGCATGCGTCGCTCGAAGTCGATGCGGCGCGAGAGCAGCATCTCCGGCGTGATGCGGAGCGGCTGCTCGGACGCGTCGGTCACCGGCGCTCCCCCGTGTCGAGCAT
The Candidatus Methylomirabilota bacterium DNA segment above includes these coding regions:
- a CDS encoding rhomboid family intramembrane serine protease; the protein is MTDASEQPLRITPEMLLSRRIDFERRMRRFPPVTGVIIAVLVLVFAVELRLGALQSREAIVAMGALVRERVAAGEYWRMLSAPFLHGGVEHLVGNSIALFILGMVCEHAFGPGQFVVLYVLSGLAGSALSLVTSAGPSVGASGAIFGLQGAAIVLFRTHRERLLMRDRRIGFVLLIWALFTIAGGLMDPYIDNGAHIGGAVGGALLARRLRPVVLSPLTPEQAARVRRGLWLVVALMAYAVLGWARG